The following proteins are co-located in the Poecile atricapillus isolate bPoeAtr1 chromosome 2, bPoeAtr1.hap1, whole genome shotgun sequence genome:
- the LOC131575508 gene encoding inositol 1,4,5-trisphosphate receptor-interacting protein-like 1: protein MDTWVLWFLLLQSIVHYPQPVGDDLDEATRLLMEERARFQERERILLELEVEQLALMQSGPSWGDLLWSALQAWQVWAFVGLLLLLLPLWFMWRKRRREAEVSGEREKESEEEDEARSYNLAWLLEERIQWPAQDLQAGCDRTTAMMEKLLSALRRSLVGTFFPVLHQAIGFGSAFEGWTESGEESVYHVLVPLTAPSGHIFRLERDTDWLRPGRNFRVRVELVCSCPRGQEGVNMMCFRHHPDVIGMLTEQPNLLDMLCTGSYLDVEKTVYFFYRLLGVSWQRLPESRSWHLALHCSQRFCHLRLSNGQESFQVQVMLGLQRFTSDIFISSRPRGAHTPSTVWPETYSMAETKFFRHMARQLPQDSSHLKCLQLLAAAFQECKGFSIHSIKTIIMHQLNTVPLSQWHSRYFLLQLSDVLEQLRLALQKKHLQHFIVGNQRLPEEIRLPPDVRTARPSNLFHSLWQDRAAHSQAMQAYLDLRHRLARLLAYGHC, encoded by the coding sequence ATGGATACCTGGGTATTGTGGTTCTTGCTCTTGCAAAGCATAGTCCACTACCCACAGCCCGTGGGGGACGATTTGGACGAGGCGACGCGTCTGCTCATGGAGGAGCGTGCAAGATTCCAGGAACGCGAGAGgattctgctggagctggaggtggaGCAGCTCGCCCTGATGCAGAGTGGCCCATCCTGGGGAGACCTGCTCTGGTCTGCCTTGCAGGCCTGGCAGGTCTGGGCATTTGTCGGGCTCTTGCTTCTTCTCTTGCCCCTATGGTTTATGTGGAGGAAGAGAAGGCGTGAGGCAGAGGTCAGCGGCGAGCGGGAGAAGGAGAGCGAGGAAGAGGACGAGGCACGGTCATACAATCTGGCATGGCTTCTGGAGGAGCGCATACAGTGGCCTGCACAGGACCTGCAGGCAGGCTGCGACAGGACAACGGCCATGATGGAGAAATTGCTAAGTGCCCTCAGGCGTTCCTTGGTTGGGACTTTCTTCCCGGTGCTGCACCAAGCCATTGGTTTTGGCAGTGCCTTTGAAGGCTGGACTGAGAGCGGGGAGGAAAGTGTGTACCATGTGCTTGTACCCCTGACTGCTCCCTCAGGCCACATCTTCCGCCTGGAGCGTGACACTGACTGGCTGAGGCCCGGCAGGAACTTCCGCGTCCGCGTGGAGCTGGTGTGCAGCTGCCCGAGGGGGCAGGAGGGTGTGAACATGATGTGCTTCCGCCACCACCCTGACGTGATTGGCATGCTAACTGAGCAGCCCAACCTCCTAGACATGCTGTGCACCGGCTCCTACCTTGACGTGGAGAAAACGGTCTACTTCTTCTACAGACTGCTGGGAGTAAGCTGGCAGCGTTTGCCTGAGTCACGCAGTTGGCATTTAGCGCTGCACTGCTCCCAGCGCTTCTGCCACCTCAGGCTGTCCAACGGCCAGGAAAGCTTCCAGGTTCAAGTGATGCTTGGGCTACAGCGATTTACCTCGGACATCTTTATCAGCAGCCGGCCTCGAGGGGCCCACACCCCAAGCACAGTGTGGCCTGAGACCTACAGCATGGCAGAGACAAAGTTCTTCCGGCACATGGCCAGGCAGCTCCCTCAGGACAGCTCGCACCTCAAAtgcctgcagctccttgctgcagCTTTTCAGGAGTGCAAGGGCTTCTCCATCCATTCCATCAAGACCATCATCATGCACCAGCTGAACACCGTACCGCTCTCACAGTGGCACAGCAGGTATTTCCTGCTTCAGCTGTCCGatgtcctggagcagctgcgcTTAGCTCTGCAAAAGAAACACCTGCAGCATTTTATTGTGGGCAACCAGAGGCTTCCAGAGGAGATCAGGCTGCCCCCAGATGTACGAACGGCTAGGCCATCCAACCTCTTCCACAGCCTGTGGCAGGATCGGGCTGCCCACTCCCAGGCCATGCAAGCCTACCTTGATCTGCGCCATCGCCTGGCGAGGTTGCTGGCCTATGGCCACTGTTAG
- the LOC131575509 gene encoding inositol 1,4,5-trisphosphate receptor-interacting protein-like 1, protein MDTWVLWFLLLQSIVHYPQPVGDDLDEATRLLMEERARFQERERILLELEVEQLALMQSGPSWGDLLWSALQAWQVWAFVGLLLLLLPLWFMWRKRRREAEVSGEREKESEEEDEARSYNLAWLLEERIQWPAQDLQAGCDRTTAMMEKLLSALRRSLVGTFFPVLHQAIGFGSAFEGWTESGEESVYHVLVPLTAPSGHIFRLERDTDWLRPGRNFRVRVELVCSCPRGQEGVNMMCFRHHPDVIGMLTEQPNLLDMLCTGSYLDVEKTVYFFYRLLGVSWQRLPESRSWHLALHCSQRFCHLRLSNGQESFQVQVMLGLQRFTSDIFISSRPRGAHTPSTVWPETYSMAETKFFRHMARQLPQDSSHLKCLQLLAAAFQECKGFSIHSIKTIIMHQLNTVPLSQWHSRYFLLQLSDVLEQLRLALQKKHLQHFIVGNQRLPEEIRLPRDVRTARPSNLFHSLWQDRAAHSQAMQAYLDLRHRLARLLAYGHC, encoded by the coding sequence ATGGATACCTGGGTATTGTGGTTCTTGCTCTTGCAAAGCATAGTCCACTACCCACAGCCCGTGGGGGACGATTTGGATGAGGCGACGCGTCTGCTCATGGAGGAGCGTGCAAGATTCCAGGAACGCGAGAGgattctgctggagctggaggtggaGCAGCTCGCCCTGATGCAGAGTGGCCCATCCTGGGGAGACCTGCTCTGGTCTGCCTTGCAGGCCTGGCAGGTCTGGGCATTTGTAGGGCTCTTGCTTCTTCTCTTGCCCCTATGGTTTATGTGGAGGAAGAGAAGGCGTGAGGCAGAGGTCAGCGGCGAGCGGGAGAAGGAGAGCGAGGAAGAGGACGAGGCACGGTCATACAATCTGGCATGGCTTCTGGAGGAGCGCATACAGTGGCCTGCACAGGACCTGCAGGCAGGCTGCGACAGGACAACGGCCATGATGGAGAAATTGCTAAGTGCCCTCAGGCGTTCCTTGGTTGGGACTTTCTTCCCGGTGCTGCACCAAGCCATTGGTTTTGGCAGTGCCTTTGAAGGCTGGACTGAGAGCGGGGAGGAAAGCGTGTACCATGTGCTTGTACCCCTGACTGCTCCCTCAGGCCACATCTTCCGCCTGGAGCGTGACACTGACTGGCTGAGGCCCGGCAGGAACTTCCGCGTCCGCGTGGAGCTGGTGTGCAGCTGCCCGAGGGGGCAGGAGGGTGTGAACATGATGTGCTTCCGCCACCACCCTGACGTGATTGGCATGCTAACTGAGCAGCCCAACCTCCTAGACATGCTGTGCACCGGCTCCTACCTTGACGTGGAGAAAACGGTCTACTTCTTCTACAGACTGCTGGGAGTAAGCTGGCAGCGTTTGCCTGAGTCACGCAGTTGGCATTTAGCGCTGCACTGCTCCCAACGCTTCTGCCACCTCAGGCTGTCCAACGGCCAGGAAAGCTTCCAGGTTCAAGTGATGCTTGGGCTACAGCGATTTACCTCGGACATCTTTATCAGCAGCCGGCCTCGAGGGGCCCACACCCCAAGCACAGTGTGGCCTGAGACCTACAGCATGGCAGAGACAAAGTTCTTCAGGCACATGGCCAGGCAGCTCCCTCAGGACAGCTCGCACCTCAAAtgcctgcagctccttgctgcagCTTTTCAGGAGTGCAAGGGCTTCTCCATCCATTCCATCAAGACCATCATCATGCACCAGCTGAACACCGTACCGCTCTCACAGTGGCACAGCAGGTATTTCCTGCTTCAGCTGTCCGatgtcctggagcagctgcgcTTAGCTCTGCAAAAGAAACACCTGCAGCATTTTATTGTGGGCAACCAGAGGCTTCCAGAGGAGATCAGGTTGCCCCGTGACGTACGAACGGCTAGGCCATCCAACCTCTTCCACAGCCTGTGGCAGGATCGGGCTGCCCACTCCCAGGCCATGCAAGCCTACCTTGATCTGCGCCATCGCCTGGCGAGGTTGCTGGCCTATGGCCACTGTTAG
- the LOC131575511 gene encoding inositol 1,4,5-trisphosphate receptor-interacting protein-like 1, with amino-acid sequence MDTWVLWFLLLQSIVHYPQPVGDDLDEATRLLMEERARFQERERILLELEVEQLALMQSGPSWGDLLWSALQAWQVWAFVGLLLLLLPLWFMWRKRRREAEVSGEREKESEEEDEARSYNLAWLLEERIQWPAQDLQAGCDRTTAMMEKLLSALRRSLVGTFFPVLHQAIGFGSAFEGWTESGEESVYHVLVPLTAPSGHIFRLERDTDWLRPGRNFRVRVELVCSCPRGQEGVNMMCFRHHPDVIGMLTEQPNLLDMLCTGSYLDVEKTVYFFYRLLGVSWQRLPESRSWHLALHCSQRFCHLRLSNGQESFQVQVMLGLQRFTSDIFISSRPRGAHTPSTVWPETYSMAETKFFRHMARQLPQDSSHLKCLQLLAAAFQECKGFSIHSIKTIIMHQLNTVPLSQWHSRYFLLQLSDVLEQLRLALQKKHLQHFIVGNQRLPEEIRLPRDVRTARPSNLFHSLWQDRAAHSQAMQAYLDLRHRLARLLAYGHC; translated from the coding sequence ATGGATACCTGGGTATTGTGGTTCTTGCTCTTGCAAAGCATAGTCCACTACCCACAGCCCGTGGGGGACGATTTGGACGAGGCGACGCGTCTGCTCATGGAGGAGCGTGCAAGATTCCAGGAACGCGAGAGgattctgctggagctggaggtggaGCAGCTCGCCCTGATGCAGAGTGGCCCATCCTGGGGAGACCTGCTCTGGTCTGCCTTGCAGGCCTGGCAGGTCTGGGCATTTGTAGGGCTCTTGCTTCTTCTCTTGCCCCTATGGTTTATGTGGAGGAAGAGAAGGCGTGAGGCAGAGGTCAGCGGCGAGCGGGAGAAGGAGAGCGAGGAAGAGGACGAGGCACGGTCATACAATCTGGCATGGCTTCTGGAGGAGCGCATACAGTGGCCTGCACAGGACCTGCAGGCAGGCTGCGACAGGACAACGGCCATGATGGAGAAATTGCTAAGTGCCCTCAGGCGTTCCTTGGTTGGGACTTTCTTCCCGGTGCTGCACCAAGCCATTGGTTTTGGCAGTGCCTTTGAAGGCTGGACTGAGAGCGGGGAGGAAAGCGTGTACCATGTGCTTGTACCCCTGACTGCTCCCTCAGGCCACATCTTCCGCCTGGAGCGTGACACTGACTGGCTGAGGCCCGGCAGGAACTTCCGCGTCCGCGTGGAGCTGGTGTGCAGCTGCCCGAGGGGGCAGGAGGGTGTGAACATGATGTGCTTCCGCCACCACCCTGACGTGATTGGCATGCTAACTGAGCAGCCCAACCTCCTAGACATGCTGTGCACCGGCTCCTACCTTGACGTGGAGAAAACGGTCTACTTCTTCTACAGACTGCTGGGAGTAAGCTGGCAGCGTTTGCCTGAGTCACGCAGTTGGCATTTAGCGCTGCACTGCTCCCAACGCTTCTGCCACCTCAGGCTGTCCAACGGCCAGGAAAGCTTCCAGGTTCAAGTGATGCTTGGGCTACAGCGATTTACCTCGGACATCTTTATCAGCAGCCGGCCTCGAGGGGCCCACACCCCAAGCACAGTGTGGCCTGAGACCTACAGCATGGCAGAGACAAAGTTCTTCAGGCACATGGCCAGGCAGCTCCCTCAGGACAGCTCGCACCTCAAAtgcctgcagctccttgctgcagCTTTTCAGGAGTGCAAGGGCTTCTCCATCCATTCCATCAAGACCATCATCATGCACCAGCTGAACACCGTACCGCTCTCACAGTGGCACAGCAGGTATTTCCTGCTTCAGCTGTCCGatgtcctggagcagctgcgcTTAGCTCTGCAAAAGAAACACCTGCAGCATTTTATTGTGGGCAACCAGAGGCTTCCAGAGGAGATCAGGTTGCCCCGTGACGTACGAACGGCTAGGCCATCCAACCTCTTCCACAGCCTGTGGCAGGATCGGGCTGCCCACTCCCAGGCCATGCAAGCCTACCTTGATCTGCGCCATCGCCTGGCGAGGTTGCTGGCCTATGGCCACTGTTAG
- the LOC131575512 gene encoding inositol 1,4,5-trisphosphate receptor-interacting protein-like 1, whose product MDTWVLWFLLLQSIVHYPQPVGDDLDEATRLLMEERARFQERERILLELEVEQLALMQSGPSWGDLLWSALQAWQVWAFVGLLLLLLPLWFMWRKRRREAEVSGEREKESEEEDEARSYNLAWLLEERIQWPAQDLQAGCDRTTAMMEKLLSALRRSLVGTFFPVLHQAIGFGSAFEGWTESGEESVYHVLVPLTAPSGHIFRLERDTDWLRPGRNFRVRVELVCSCPRGQEGVNMMCFRHHPDVIGMLTEQPNLLDMLCTGSYLDVEKTVYFFYRLLGVSWQRLPESRSWHLALHCSQRFCHLRLSNGQESFQVQVMLGLQRFTSDIFISSRPRGAHTPSTVWPETYSMAETKFFRHMARQLPQDSSHLKCLQLLAAAFQECKGFSIHSIKTIIMHQLNTVPLSQWHSRYFLLQLSDVLEQLRLALQKKHLQHFIVGNQRLPEEIRLPRDVRTARPSNLFHSLWQDRAAHSQAMQAYLDLCHRLARLLAYGHC is encoded by the coding sequence ATGGATACCTGGGTATTGTGGTTCTTGCTCTTGCAAAGCATAGTCCACTACCCACAGCCCGTGGGGGACGATTTGGACGAGGCGACGCGTCTGCTCATGGAGGAGCGTGCAAGATTCCAGGAACGCGAGAGgattctgctggagctggaggtggaGCAGCTCGCCCTGATGCAGAGTGGCCCATCCTGGGGAGACCTGCTCTGGTCTGCCTTGCAGGCCTGGCAGGTCTGGGCATTTGTCGGGCTCTTGCTTCTTCTCTTGCCCCTATGGTTTATGTGGAGGAAGAGAAGGCGTGAGGCAGAGGTCAGCGGCGAGCGGGAGAAGGAGAGCGAGGAAGAGGACGAGGCACGGTCATACAATCTGGCATGGCTTCTGGAGGAGCGCATACAGTGGCCTGCACAGGACCTGCAGGCAGGCTGCGACAGGACAACGGCCATGATGGAGAAATTGCTAAGTGCCCTCAGGCGTTCCTTGGTTGGGACTTTCTTCCCGGTGCTGCACCAAGCCATTGGTTTTGGCAGTGCCTTTGAAGGCTGGACTGAGAGCGGGGAGGAAAGTGTGTACCATGTGCTTGTACCCCTGACTGCTCCCTCAGGCCACATCTTCCGCCTGGAGCGTGACACTGACTGGCTGAGGCCCGGCAGGAACTTCCGCGTCCGCGTGGAGCTGGTGTGCAGCTGCCCGAGGGGGCAGGAGGGTGTGAACATGATGTGCTTCCGCCACCACCCTGACGTGATTGGCATGCTAACTGAGCAGCCCAACCTCCTAGACATGCTGTGCACCGGCTCCTACCTTGACGTGGAGAAAACGGTCTACTTCTTCTACAGACTGCTGGGAGTAAGCTGGCAGCGTTTGCCTGAGTCACGCAGTTGGCATTTAGCGCTGCACTGCTCCCAACGCTTCTGCCACCTCAGGCTGTCCAACGGCCAGGAAAGCTTCCAGGTTCAAGTGATGCTTGGGCTACAGCGATTTACCTCGGACATCTTTATCAGCAGCCGGCCTCGAGGGGCCCACACCCCAAGCACAGTGTGGCCTGAGACCTACAGCATGGCAGAGACAAAGTTCTTCAGGCACATGGCCAGGCAGCTCCCTCAGGACAGCTCGCACCTCAAAtgcctgcagctccttgctgcagCTTTTCAGGAGTGCAAGGGCTTCTCCATCCATTCCATCAAGACCATCATCATGCACCAGCTGAACACCGTACCGCTCTCACAGTGGCACAGCAGGTATTTCCTGCTTCAGCTGTCCGatgtcctggagcagctgcgcTTAGCTCTGCAAAAGAAACACCTGCAGCATTTTATTGTGGGCAACCAGAGGCTTCCAGAGGAGATCAGGTTGCCCCGTGATGTACGAACGGCTAGGCCATCCAACCTCTTCCACAGCCTGTGGCAGGATCGGGCTGCCCACTCCCAGGCCATGCAAGCCTACCTTGATCTGTGCCATCGCCTGGCGAGGTTGCTGGCCTATGGCCACTGTTAG